Proteins encoded in a region of the Canis lupus familiaris isolate Mischka breed German Shepherd chromosome 1, alternate assembly UU_Cfam_GSD_1.0, whole genome shotgun sequence genome:
- the SOCS6 gene encoding suppressor of cytokine signaling 6, giving the protein MKKISLKTFRKSFNLNKSKEETDFMVVQQPSLGSDFGKDDSLFGSCYGKDMASCDITNEDEKGGKGRSKSESLMGTLKRRLSAKQKQKGKGSTPSGSSADEDTFSSSSAPLVFKDVRAQRPIRSTSLRSHHYSPTPWPLRPTNSEETCIKMEVRVKALVHSSSPSPALNGVRKDFHDLQADTVCQEQSNSLKSSESQNGDLHLHLDEHVPVVIGLMPQDYIQYTVPLDEGMYPLEGPRSYCLDGSSPMEVSAVPPQVGGSSFAEDENQVEQDLVVAPEIFVDQAVNGLLIGTTGVMLQSPRASHDDAPPLSPLLPPMQTSQIQRNFSGLTGTDAHVAESMRCHLNFDPNSAPGVARVYDSVQSSGPMVVTSLTEELKKLAKQGWYWGPITRWEAEGKLANVPDGSFLVRDSSDDRYLLSLSFRSHGKTLHTRIEHSNGRFSFYEQPDVEGHTSIVDLIEHSIRDSENGAFCYSRSRLPGSATYPVRLTNPVSRFMQVRSLQYLCRFVIRQYTRIDLIQKLPLPNKMKDYLQEKHY; this is encoded by the coding sequence ATGAAGAAAATTAGTCTTAAAACCTTCCGAAAATCTTTCAACTTgaataaaagtaaagaagaaacGGATTTCATGGTCGTACAGCAACCGTCGCTAGGCAGTGATTTTGGAAAAGATGATTCCTTGTTTGGTAGCTGCTACGGGAAAGATATGGCCAGCTGTGATATCACTAATGAAGACGAGAAAGGTGGGAAGGGCAGATCGAAAAGCGAAAGCCTAATGGGTACGTTAAAACGACGGCTGTCtgcaaaacaaaagcagaaaggcaAGGGCAGCACACCGTCCGGGAGCTCTGCCGACGAGGacaccttctcctcctcctcggcACCCCTGGTCTTCAAGGACGTGCGAGCGCAGAGACCCATCAGGTCCACGTCGCTCCGCAGCCACCACTACAGTCCCACGCCATGGCCTCTGCGACCCACAAACTCTGAGGAGACGTGCATCAAAATGGAGGTGAGAGTCAAAGCCTTGGTTCACTCTTCCAGTCCGAGCCCAGCCCTGAATGGGGTCCGGAAGGATTTTCACGACCTTCAGGCTGACACCGTGTGCCAGGAACAGAGCAATTCCCTGAAGAGTTCGGAATCTCAGAATGGAGACTTGCATCTTCACCTTGACGAACATGTGCCTGTAGTTATCGGACTTATGCCTCAGGACTACATTCAGTACACCGTGCCTTTAGATGAGGGGATGTACCCTTTGGAAGGACCGCGTAGCTATTGTCTGGACGGTTCTTCTCCCATGGAAGTGTCTGCGGTCCCCCCGCAAGTGGGCGGGAGCTCCTTCGCCGAAGACGAGAATCAGGTAGAGCAGGACCTCGTGGTGGCCCCGGAGATCTTTGTGGATCAGGCGGTGAACGGCTTGTTGATTGGCACCACAGGAGTCATGTTGCAGAGCCCCAGAGCGAGTCATGACGACGCCCCCCCACTCTCACCGTTGCTACCTCCAATGCAGACCAGTCAAATCCAAAGGAACTTCAGTGGGCTCACCGGCACAGATGCCCACGTGGCTGAAAGTATGCGCTGTCATTTGAATTTTGACCCTAATTCTGCCCCTGGGGTCGCTAGAGTGTATGACTCCGTGCAGAGCAGTGGTCCCATGGTCGTGACAAGCCTTACAGAGGAGCTGAAAAAACTCGCGAAACAAGGATGGTACTGGGGACCGATCACACGCTGGGAGGCAGAAGGGAAACTAGCAAACGTGCCGGATGGCTCTTTTCTTGTTCGGGATAGTTCTGACGACCGTTACCTTTTAAGCTTGAGCTTTCGCTCCCATGGCAAAACACTTCACACGAGAATTGAACACTCAAATGGTAGGTTTAGCTTTTATGAACAACCAGATGTGGAAGGACATACGTCTATAGTTGATCTAATCGAGCATTCGATCAGGGACTCTGAAAACGGAGCTTTTTGTTATTCACGATCTCGGTTGCCTGGATCTGCGACTTACCCGGTCAGGCTGACCAATCCAGTATCACGGTTCATGCAGGTGCGTTCGTTGCAGTACCTGTGTCGGTTTGTTATACGTCAGTACACCAGGATAGACTTGATTCAGAAACTGCCTTTGCCAAACAAAATGAAGGATTACTTACAGGAGAAGCACTACTGA